DNA from Lagenorhynchus albirostris chromosome 3, mLagAlb1.1, whole genome shotgun sequence:
ACTGTGGTGCCACGTGGCCTTTGTGACAAGGATGCCCATATACGTGAAAGAAGCATGGACACGTGTTCCGGCCAGAGTGCCAGGCCCCTTGGCCGGGCTCGCCCAGCCTGAGTTCCGGGCAttgggggacagggagggaaaGCCCTCCCCTGGATCAGGCATCCTTCTGTCACTGCCAAAtagtcaataaaaaaaaatagttgcagAGGCTGAACGTGTATCATGAGCATCCCTTTCCTCACCTCACTGGCGAGACGCATCACCTGGGTTTGAAAGGGTCTGGGCTCCCCCACTTGCTGGCCTGCATCTCCATCTCTAAGCCTCATCCATAACCAACTGGCCTCATACATGGATGCGATTTTAAGTAAAGACCAAACACAAAGAAGGGTCCAACGTGAAGCAAGCCTTCCTCCCCCATGCTCACCTTCCTAGGGACAGCCATCATCATGTTCTTTCCTTCCATAATAAAAACATCCTCCTTTTTTCACACAAAGCATCACAACGTATACggagttcttttttccttttttttttttttttttttttttttggtgggatcttagttcccagggatcgaacccatgcccctcacggtggaagcacggagtcttaaccactggactgacagggaggttcttttttttcttctggggttGTGGGGGGGGTGGTCTATTTAACCACAAGTGGACTGTTCATATCAGAAcattcatttttgttcatttcactGTGGAATCGGTGCTATTCATATGGTTCGAAAATCTAAACTGTAGAAAGGTAAAATATCTCTCACCCCCTTCCCATCTGTCCCTCCACCTTTCCAGAAAGGAAATAGCTTTTTGTAAATGCCTTGGGCTTCCTTGCAGGATTTCAGTGCGCAAATGAAAGCAAACCTGAACgggttttttcctcccctttcccactgatctgcaccttgcttttttggttttggttttgttttctttttcaaactaaCTTCATTGTGGTCTAATTGACACCTTTTGAAAGTCTGCAGTTCAGTAAGTTTTGACAAAGGCATACACCCACAAacccaccaccacaatcaagataaaaGCATTTCCTGCACCCCCAAAGGTTCTCGTCTTCAATTTGCTGTTTCTGCCTGTTGTACCTGGAGATCTGCCCATCAGCCCTCTGGGGGAGCTTCTTTCTGCAGCTACAGAGGCCCCACTGTGTGCCAGTCCCCAGCTGTCTATCTAAACAGCCATCTACTGAGGGTCGCCTGGATTGCCATCCTCAAACAATGCTGCCATAAATGACCCCCACATTCATTTCCTACATATGCAGATATGCTTGTAGGATAAACCAATCTTTCCCAATCTCTCCCTCTTACCAACATAGCTGCAGTGGACACACCTGGACCCATGCTTTTGCACATCTGTGCAAGTACGCACGGAGGAAAACTTCCAGAAGCAGAACTATTTCGGGGCCTGTTGCTGCCGAGGAATGCTGAAAGCAGAATGCTCACCCTGAACTGAAAGCTGCAGAGAAACCCAGTTCCCTTCTGGGCTTCTGAGTTGACTAACACCCACCACAAACGGCCTGAGCCAGCCCGTCCCAGGAACTGCTCTCTTGGCCTGCCCTCAACGGCCACTTCAGCTGCTACGGGGCCAGGGACCCAACTGTTTGGGTCCAGCTGCCAGCCCATCTAAATAGAACGAAATAGCACCCTGGGTAAAATAAGTGAGGTTACTGAGTTCTGGGCAATGGGGGTGCAGCTGTCTCCTGAATCAAGCATCCTTTGGTCACTGCCAAATAGTCAATAAAAGAATacctgcagggacttccctggtggcgctgtggttaagactctgcactcccaatgccggaggcccaggttcgatccctggtcagggaactagatcccacatgcatgccgcaaccaagagttcgcatgccacaactaaaggagcctgtgagccacaactaaggagcctgcctgctgcaactgagacctggcgcaaccaaataaataaataaataaatattaaaaaaaaaaaagaatacctgcaAAGCCTGAACGTGTGTCATGAGCATCCCTTGCCTCACCTCTCTGGGGAAAGGGACTTGATGGAAGTGGCACCTTCTGCTTACTACTTTGTAGCAGTCAACATTGCTGAATTTGTTACAAGGTAACATGTGTTACTATTAAAATTAAgcaaagctggggcttccctggtggcgcagtggttgagagtccgcctgccgatgcagaggacacgggttcgtgccccgggccgggaagatcccacatgccgcggagcggctgggcctgtgagccatggccgctgagcctgtgcgtccggagcctgcgctccacaacgggagaggccacaacagtgagaggcccgcgtaccgcaaaaaaaaaaaaattaagcaaagctGTCTTACCAGAATGCCAGCCCTGAGTTCTTTCCAGCTGACATTACCACCCACCAAGCTCTATGCCAAATTAACCCGCCATCCCTTCTAATCCTGACCCAGGAGGAAAGGGCCGGCGTCATCCTGGCTCCTCAGAGGACAGAAGCTCAACAGATTAAGTCAGGTGCCCAAGGTCATATCCAGGAAGCGTCAGACCCTCAATCTTAACCACGACAGTCAAGGCAGCTCACGGCCGCCCTGCCTCTTCCCACTGACTCAGAGGCTCCAAGCCGGCAGGAGTCTGAATCAGAAGTCAGCCCAGTGTCCCTGTTTGCAGGGCCCAGAGTGTGGAATTAGCCCAACATCCCAGTTCACAGGGCCCAGAGGGTGGAAAGGAGAAGTGACACATCCAAGCTGACACAGGGAACTAGTGGCAGAGAGGGGGATTGGCCCCCCTCCTCCACAATGGCCAAGCATGTCTACCAAGCACCAACGACCAAGTCCTGTGCCAACTCAAGGAGCACCCAAAGGAATAAGGCAGGATAGACACATACCCTCTTGAGGGCTTCCTTCCAGCTCAAGGGACAATGTCAGCCAGCACACGGCCACAGGTAGAAAGAATCCTTgtaggaagcaacctaagtgtccatcgacagatgagtggataaagaagatgtggcacatatatacaatggaatattactcagccacaaaaagaaatgaaattgagttaattgtagtgaggtggatggacctagagtctgtcatacagagtgaagtcagaaagagaacgtagagaatggacttgaggacacggggagggggaagggtaagctgggacgaagtgagagagtagcattgacatatatacactaccaagtgtaaaatagatagctagtgggaagcagcttcatagcacagggagatcagctcggtgctttgcgaccacctagaggggtgggataaggagggtgggagggagtcacaagagggaggggatatttggatatacgtatgcatatagctgattcactttgttatactgcagaaactaacacaacactgtaaagcaattacactccaataaagatgtttaaaaaaaaaaagatgccttgtAAATTACAGGAAATAAGATGGCAGAATTCCTGGAGACCAGTCACAGAGTCTCATCTCTTCCCGCTTTTCCTGAGCAACTGCATCTGATTCAACCATCACGGATATTAtcatctccccactcccctcctcacACCAGGTGCTGGGCCTGGCACCGGCACCCTCACTCAGCCAGGAGGTTGTCAATGGAGAGTCAGGCCACATCCACCCTCTCAACAGCCTCCAAGGCCAAGACTCATGAATAGCAAGGTGAGAAAGCCGCCTTGCCAAACAGCAAAACGCACTGTCATCAAAACAGCATGACCCTGGCTCCGGGAAAACGTCCAGAGGGAATCCGGAAACAAATTCAAGAACACATGAGAACATGATGTAAGTTAAGGTGACATTACAACTTCCCAGGAAAGATGTTATCTGCCTTGTCGGTTAGCCCAGAACAAAACACGACCTGAACCCTACTTCAGACCGTATACAAAAATGAATTCCAGAGGAATCACATGTTTTAgtgtagaaataaaatacagtagaGTAAATCAACTaccctccaaaataaaataaaaattaaatttaaaaaatacagtagaaaatgAACATCTACACAAAGATCTGAATGAGACAGtacatagtagctttattcataatcgttccaaaaaggaaacaacccaaatgtccatcagtaggtgaaaggataaacaaactgtgtccATCCCTACAACGGAATACAACTCAATGATAAAAAGGAACAACTACTGATAAACACAACATGGAcatagggaattccttggcggtccagtggttaggactccacgctttctgaggacatgggttcaatccctgttggggaactaagatcccacaagcagtgtggccaaaaaaaaaatggacacgTTGCAAACGTACTGAGCTGAGTAGAAGAAGCCAAATTCAAAAGGCTACGttttgtatgattctgtttatggGACTTCCTCAAAAACACAAAGCTATAGGAACTGAAAACAGATTAGTTGGTGTCAAGGGCTGAGGGTGGGGTAGGGATTGACTACAAAGAGACATAAGGAAACTTCTTGGGGGGATGGAAACAGTCACTAtcatgattgtggtgatggcttcacaggtgtatgtatatgtcaaaACGTGCCGTTTATTgtctgtcaattatatctcaatcaagatgtgaaggaagggagggaggaagaaagggagggagggaaggagagacagagaaagaaagagaggagagagaaggaaggaaggaaggaaggaaggaaggaaggaaggaaggaaggaaggaaggagggaaggaaggaaagggagagagagagaagaaaggaaaaaggaaagaaaagacacaaaacCTGTGAACCTGGCAATCATGACTACGGCAGCCACACAATAATTATCTGTATGTGTATTGACCACTAAGTGGAAATAGCAAGTTGCAACGTAACATGTATGGTATGATCCCATCCTGTGTGTATCCAGGTTCGTACAAGCACGGAGAAGGGGTCCTCCAGAGAGGCACTGCCAAGGGTTAAGCTTGGCAGTTCTGAGAGTAACACTGCCCTCTAGAGGACTTCTTGGAGATAGGTCTATTGGAAATACATCGATAGATCTCTTGACAAGTTATTTTCCTAATCGCTCCAATGAAAGAGCTCTTATCAAGATTGCCAGGGACCAAACACTTGCCAAAGTCAACAGTCAattctctttcctcatcttaCTCAAACTCACAGCCACATGTGACACAGCTGATCACTCTCCTCGTCTTGAAATACCTGCCTCTGGAGGCTTCGGGGAGAGGGCAACCCACGTCTTCCTCCTCCTACCTCACTGTTCTGCCCAGTCTCTTGCTGGCTCCTCCTCCTAACCTCTAAGGCTGGGGAGCCCTGGTGTCCTTCTTAGCCCTCTTCTTTTGCTACACTTTGCCCTTACCCCTGAAACCATGTGACCTCCTCTGGCCCCAAGACTTTAAATAACCTCCATATGCAGATGACTCTCAAAATCACATCCAGATCCTTCTGCTGAGCTCCTGGCTTCTCTTCCAAAGACCCCTTCCAGAGCCCCTCTTGCTTGTCTCAGACTAATCACAGCCAAACACAACCCTTGACCGCTCCTCCGAATTATCTCTGTTGAGCCTGCCTCATCTGAGTAAGAGGCAGCGCCCAGGGTCTCCACCCTTGACACTCCTCTCTCCTTCACTCCCTCTTAAGTTCTATAGGTGTTACTTCTGTCTGTGTGACTTCCACTCAGGCTTTGGATTCCATCCTGAGCATCGGCCTCCCAGGGAAGCCTTCTCTAACCTCTCGTACTAGTTTGGCAGCCCCCTCCACCATCACATGCTCTGAGATCCACACACTCCTCTCTGCTGCGCTGAACAGTGTAGCAACTGACCCTTTATATTTCTGTCCAGCCTCTTCACTACATCGTGGGAATTGTGGAGCtttgtcttcccctcccccagcccctaccTGCCTGTCCAAACTCATGTATGATAACTTCGGCACTCAGAGTGTGGTCCCGCAGACCAACAGCACATATGGCACTGGGGACCTAGTTAGAAAGTCAGACTTCCAGGCCCCACTTCTGACCTAATGAACCAGAACCTGAATTATAGTAAGATCCACAGGTTcttgttaaagtttgagaagagcTTCTTACAAGCTTCCCCCGTTAACTCTGATTCAGCCATACTGGTATCTGTCGTTTCTTAGCACTGAGATATCTGAATGTGCCCGACATCGGGGAGACCCAGGTGAGCTGCGAGGAGCTGGGGCTTGAAGTGGGAGAGAAGGCACGTGAAGATGCTGCAGCCATGGGAGAGGCTGCCTTTCCAGTGCTGCTATGGCCCGGTCCACCGCTCCTGAAACGCGGGAACTGCCACCGCGGAAGCTCACTAGAAGTAGCGGCCACTTGCGCACCAACTGTGAAATGCAGTCCAGCCCTCGCGCACGCGCACTGCAATCCCGCCTCCGGGCCCGGAATGAGAGTACAGAGAAGACTTACTCTCTGGGCGTGCGCACACAGACACTGGAGGAGGCGGGGCTTACTCGCTGGGAGGTCCCGGCCTCGGGTGGGTGAGacagaaggggagaggagggatttCCGCTTCCGCCGGGAGCTGGAAGTCACTGTCTCCCGGGTGAACGAGGCTGTCGCAAAGATCGTTGGCGAGTGCAGGTGAGGGATCGCGCGGGCGGGCTTTGGGGCCGGGTGGGACAGGGCGCTCTGCGACTCTGGGGCGCTGACGGGGTCCTGGAggaggggcccagggcccagggcttGGGGGGCGGCCCATCGGGGAACTTGACTCCCCCGGGTCCCAGCGGGTCCCAGCCCGCTGTTCGGAGGCCTGGCTTCTACCGGCGGCCGGCGGGAGGCGATGCCGAAGCCTCGGTGAGCCTGGAAGGACGGCCCACCGGCCTCCTCTTGCGTCCCGGTAGGGTCGGTGGCTGAGCCCTTTTCCAGCCCCCACCTTGGCGCGCTTTGGACTTAGATCGCCACAGAAGTACAGTCCGAGGCCCCTGGAGTTTTATGTGCAGGCCAGACTCCCTTTTCTGGAGTGTGGTTGGCGGGTGCTGTAGTCACCAGGGAAAATGAGTTTCTGGGGCCCACCTGTAGCTTCTGATTCAGGAGACTTGTTTATATTCAACAGTTATTGAGCTCTTAATGCATACCAGGAACTGTGCGTGCTGGGGATTCAGCAGTGGGCAAATCATGCTCCCACCCGAACCCGAAAAACTGACATTCTAGTGCCGGGAGATCTGGGGGTTAGgttcagaaatctgcattttttgagcacccccaggtgattctggtgcgGGTGGTAACCAGGGCCAggctttggggggaaaaattcAACAGAACACTACCCCTGTACCCCCGAAGGTGAGAGCCTGGGCTGCAGAACTGGCTCCGGCTTACTAAAGCCTACTGGGTCTTGTAGGGTCTGGCCGCTGCTCTCCTGTTGCATCTCACACCCATCTCCCCGTTACTCGCTGGGCTTCAGCTGTACCAGTCGTCCTTCTCTTTCTCAAGAAAAGCTTCTTCTGCCTTGGAGCCTTTGCAGTtgttattccctctgcctggactaCCATGCATGGTCGCCTTCTCTTATTCAGGCCTCAGCTTAAATGACTCTTACCCAAGGGTTCTTCCAGCTACACCCTTAGGTAGCCCTGTCCCAGAAGCGTTCACTCAGCCCTGTTTCATTAACCTCATAGCACTTAGCAATATTGGAAATTATCTCCCTTATTAGTTAGCTGAAGGGTCTGTCTTCCTCCGCTAGAATATCAGTTGCACAAGAGCAGATACCTTGCCTGCCTGGATTGCAACAGTGCTGTGGTTTACTGTAGGCTTGGcattggtcattcattcattcagtaaatctCTGTTGGGAGCCAGCTGTGTGCCACGAGCTGTTCTAGGCGCTGGGGAtacaaagaaaagacagaaatccCTGCCTTCGAGGAATTCACATTTGGAGGGTGCTGGGCAGAGTTAGAGAtgcagggagaccagtgaggaTGCTGTTGTGATAATACAGGCCAGAGATGACTGGGACTCAAGACTCAGACCACGGAGCTGGCCCTGggagtggtgagaagtggtcagatgcTGGATGTCTTTTAAAGGTAGAACAGTAGGGTCAGGATGGGATAAGGGGTGTGAGAGAGGGCGAAAGGAATTGAGGATGAGTCTAAGGTTTTTGGAAAGATGGACTTGCTGCCTGTGGGACAACACATTGAGGTGTTCGGAGCTCGGTTTTAGACAGATTCTGTTTAAACGTTTGGTAGCACCGGGTAGGAGTGTGGCTGAGGCAGGTGGCCAGGGGAGCCTGCAGTTCAGAGAAGACATCGATGTAGAGAAGGCATTTGAAGCCCTGACGCTGGGTGAGATCTCCATGGAAATGAATGGagatggagaggggaggggtcCAAAGACTGAGCTTGTGGACTCACCATCATTAGCGAATTGACGGGGTGAGGATGGGGTTGCAGCAGCAGCAGAGACTGCAAGAAGCTGCCactgaggagggtgggagagccctGTGAGAATGGTGGGAGGAGGAACCGGTGTGTCCAGTACCCTGAGGAGTGAGGGCTGCCCCTTGGGGTGGACAGCATGGAAGGGGCTGTGGAGAGAGGGTAGGAGGGAACGCAGACAGCTCTGCTAGAAAAGCTCACAGAGAACGAAGGGGTGGTTTTTAATGATGGAAGAGGTCATAACAAGTGTGTTTGTTAATGATCcagtagagagagaaaatgtgacGTTGGGATCCAAGGCACAAGGTAGCAAATTGTTTTCGTGGGGCGCGTGGACGTTCTTCCATAGCAAAGGAGAGAAGGTCGAGTGGGTGGTCCTGGGGACTTGTGGATTGTGGATGTGGTCTGACTGCTTCTGTCTACTCAGTGAATTGGAAGCACCCTTAGTTAAGAACAAGAATATTGCATAGAGAGTGGTCTTAAGTATAAGTGAAACTCTGGTCTTTATCTGGCAGGCTGCTGACCTCCGCTGTCACGGAAGAACAATGCCAGAAtcggggaggcgggggggggggtggggatgacCGCTTCCTACAGCGTCGAGCCAGAGGGACGCGTGGGTCCCACGAGTCGCTGACTTCTGCCCCCATCCTCCCACAGGTTTGCCCTCCTGCAGACATGGGGCGCAGAAAGTCAAAACGGAAGCCACCCCCCAAGAAGAAGATGACAGGCACCCTAGAGACCCAGTTCACCTGCCCCTTCTGCAACCACGAGAAGTCTTGTGACGTGAAAATGTGAGCGGGGCCCAGGATCCTGCCTCACGGGGCCGGCCCTCTCCTTCCTCGGTCGGGGGgtggcttccccccacccccactgtctTCCATTCTGTCCCCAGCCCTCCTGGTTAGGGGGATCGTCACCCACAGACACAGGCCCTTTCGTTCACTAAGTCCCCGCATCTCCTCCCGTTCCAGGGACCGGGCCCGCAACACCGGAGTCATCTCTTGTACCGTGTGCCTGGAAGAATTCCAGACGCCCATCACTTGTATCCTTGGGAACCCGGCTTTCCccaggggatgggggcggggcgtCAGGGCTGCTCTGCCCAGAGTGGGCTGCTCAAGGGCACCCAGCCCTGCTGCGTGCCCTGGTGGTGTGGCCACCGAGAGGAACCAGTGCCACGTGCTGACTTACATGGGGTGACAGGCTTCAGGGCGGGGGTCTGGCTAACAGTAGCGTGAACAACAGAAGTATGTATAGGAAAGGGGTCCAGTGCTACCAGTTGCCCTTGACCTCAGCGGCTCAGATCTGTCGGAACCAGTGGACGTGTACAGTGATTGGATAGATGCCTGCGAGGCGGCCAATCAGTAGCAACGCAGAGGACCCACTCCCTTGGCAGCCTCACCCGCTGGGTACCAATCCAGAGACATTCCAGGGTCCAGGGTGTGGGTCCAGGGCCTCTgcagccctgtgtgtgtgtgtgtggagtgagTGTGGGCATGGGTGTGAGTGGGTGTGGCTGCAGGTGTGACTGTGGGGGTGTCCTCGTGGGCATGGGGTAGAGTTGAAGGGTTGCTGGGCCCCAGGGGCCTGAACTGCCTCCCTTGGCTCCGAAAGCCTTTGACTTACTCCCTCCTCTGGCACCTGGCCACCTGGCTTTGGGGCCCTGGCTCCTCCAGGGACCTGTGTCCTGACATCGTAGGTGAGGGCAAGCCCAGCAGAGGCTGCCTCGGGACTCTCCAGCGTCTTACCCCACCTCACCAGCACTTGTCCATTTGAACTGGACCAACTGCtcatcctccttccctgccttccaAGGTGTGTGGCCTGGGACTCAAGCCACAGCCCCACAGGCCCCCTGGCAGGGCGGCCTGTTTTCACGGTTGGCCACTTTTgtagaggagggaggggctgggttgGGGATAGCTGTCGATCACCAGCCCTTAAATAAAGCAGCCAACGCGAAACTCCCAGCTCTCTGGTTTCCTGGGCTCTGGGTCAGACCCAGGGGCTCAACGAGGGAACGGGGGAGACTGAGGCATTCAGAGGTGGCCTGGCGGGCCATTGGAAGGGGTCAGCCCTTCAAACCGTACAACGTTTTATCCACTCTACAAGCATTCAAGGTGAAACCAGGGCAGTGCTGGGCTCAGGGGACAGGGATGAACCCACAGACACCTGGCCAGGCGTTTACAGGTTTATGTCTGATGTTTACAGTCACAGCAGAAACCGGGGCCAGCAGAGCCCAGGGTGGGGATTGGGgggggtcagagaaggcttcctgggggacAGCCTGAAGGAGCTAAGGCTCAGGGGCCACACTGGGCCAGAGGCCAATGTCAGGTTTGCCTGCCTTGCCCCCATGTCGCGACAGCCGCCCTGAGGAAGGAAGAtgctcacagatgaggaaacaggcccgAGACAGGAGGTCACCGGCCAAAGGTCCCACAGCCAGAAGACTGCACGGCTGCCGGGCCTTGAATCCAGGAGGCCTGGCTTCACAGCCCAGCATCTTACTTCTTCCTGAGTCCAGGGTCCAGGCTAAGGGAACAGCTCCTGGcttcctggggggtggggggcagtggggagcaCTGGAGAAGAGTAAGGGACCCTTGTCCTAGGGTCGCGAGGAGCCGGAGGTGGAGCCAGATGCACGTGTAGGGTGTAAGAAGAAATGCCTGGGCTTTGTCCCTGGCTCCTGGCAGGaagcttctaaaacccttggaatttcctgagcaaCTGGAGTACTTTTTGTCATCCATAAAGAGCCCCTTTTGATCACAGGTGAGATTATGCTAATGAAGTGACTTAGAGTGGGGGCCCTAGATAGTCTCAGGAAGGGGCAGGACGCAGAGGAGGAACTCAGTCAGCGACACCCACCAACCTTCGGGAAGGGGAAGGGACCTACAGATGAAGCACGATATGAGGACAAGATTTGGTGAGCTTCCGCCCTTGGTGAACACAGGGAGGTGCTGGGACacttggagagggcatggaagctccaccCTCCTTCCTCATACCTTGCCCTAGGCCTTTCTTCCATCTGGCTCCTCccgagttatatccttttataataaaccagtgatgtaataagtaaaatgtttctccgagttctgtgagccactctagtaAATTAACCAAatctgaggagggggtggggggggccccGATCTCCAGCTCATTGCTCAAAAGCACAGGTAAACAACATGCACTTGTGATTGGCAGCttaagtgggggaggggcagtcttGGACAGAACGCTTATCCCGTGGGATGTGAGGCTTTCTCCAGGTAGAGAGGGTCAGAACTGAGTTAATTGCTTGGTGGTATTGGaaaaaacacaccttaacaaggCTGATGGTGAGACCCCAGATGGTCTCGTGGTGCGGAGGGCCTGACGCTTCGGCAGTGTGGGGCAGGTCCATCTCCTCCACCTGGCCTCGTGAGCCTGGGCAGCAAGTGACTTGTGCTTTGGCTTCCTCGTTGGTACAGTGGGAAGGATGATGGAACCTTCCTCCCAGGGCCACGCTGAGGATGGAGGCACCTGTCATGATTCCTGGCACAGTTCCAACAGACTCGGACCCACCAGGGCAGCGGGGGATGTGAACGGCCGAGAAGATGCTGACCAGGCCAGAAGCCCTGGCCACCAGGCCCAGCCACTGGGTCCGGCATGTGTCCCCCAGGGCCCTCTCTACCCTGACATACCCCTCCTTGGtgctcccacctccccctccaaGGCCCCAGGTGGGGTTCCCTGGCCGAGGCAGGACCCAGCGGACACAGGCAGAGTGGTGGACAGGTGCCAGGGGGGTGGGGGATGCCCTCTGGGGTCCAGGGAAAGGGGGCTCCTGCCAACCAGGGCCCGCCCACCCCAGTCTTACAGACCAAGTGCTAATATGGTGCTGTTTTCCCAAGAAGGCAGGGCCCTAGGCCAGGCAGGGATCCTCAGCATAGCTTCCCCGAGCTGGCCCCATGGTAGCAGGACTTTGGGTAGCAGGACTTAGGGTAGCCAGGCCAAGAGCGCCTGGAATCCAGTTTACGAGGCCCCAGGGGCCGTGTGCGTCTGTGCGAGCGGGTCTTCTGATGTCTGTCTCTGCAGGTCCCCACATTCCAGCCTCgccccctgccctggggagggaaggggagaagacCGCTGTGCCCCCAGCATGGCCGCATCCTCTCGTTGGAACCCTGGCATTTGATAGCTTCTGGGCAGGTTAGCTGGGGCCCACATCACCGGGAGAGCAGGGTCCCCTCTGAAATGTGGGGAGGTTGGGACCTTGTCCAGACTTCCGGGATCCTGGGCTGGCAGGCCAGGCGCCTGGGCCAGCTGCACCCTGCAGTCGGCCACCTAACTGCTCAGTGCCAGTTGGTAAAGGGCTATTGCCAAAGTGCCTCCACTGTGCCCATCCAAAGTGGGCACATCTTTCCCCactgccctgtcccctcccaccttcccacagTCTACTTCAGGGCTAAAGGGTTCTCCCTGCCCACAGGGGCCTCCAGGACCTGGCTGGTTGTCCATTCTCATGGTCAGTACCAAATGTCATCCCCTGTCTGGAGGCGTCATTTCATTTAAGCTCCCTGTGACCCCACAAGGTTCCATGTCCTCATTTTCCTAATGCGAAAACAGGCCTAGggaagggaagtgacttgcccaaggtcacctagctGGCAAGCTGCAGAACTGTGATTTACATCCCATCTAGCCCGTTCCGGCGCTTGGCCTCAACGCAACCCACAGGCCCCCAGGGaaggtacgtgtgtgtgtgtgtgtgtgtgtgtgtgtgtgtgtgtgtgtgtgtgttgtgtaccTGTGTGAGGGTTTATGTTTTTATGTGCCTTGACGTAGGAGTGTGTACTGCATGTGTATCTGTGCGTGAAAGGGTATGTGCAGTAAGGCTGTACGGAGCGTGTGTACACCATACACACGAAGTGTGCGTGCATGTGGATT
Protein-coding regions in this window:
- the ELOF1 gene encoding transcription elongation factor 1 homolog, which produces MGRRKSKRKPPPKKKMTGTLETQFTCPFCNHEKSCDVKMDRARNTGVISCTVCLEEFQTPITYLSEPVDVYSDWIDACEAANQ